One Engystomops pustulosus chromosome 7, aEngPut4.maternal, whole genome shotgun sequence DNA window includes the following coding sequences:
- the CRIP1 gene encoding cysteine-rich protein 1, with translation MPKCPKCQKEVYFAERVTSLNKDWHRPCLRCEKCNKTLTPGSHAEHEGKPYCNQPCYSALFGPKGFGRGGTESHTFK, from the exons ATGCCTAAGTGCCCTAAGTGCCAGAAAGAAGTCTACTTCG CCGAAAGGGTGACCTCACTTAATAAGGACTGGCACAGGCCATGCCTACGATGTGAGAAGTGCAACAAGACGCTGACTCCGGGGAGCCATGCTGAG CATGAAGGAAAACCTTATTGCAACCAGCCTTGTTATAGCGCCTTATTTGGACCAAAAG GATTTGGACGTGGAGGAACAGAGAGTCACACCTTTAAATGA